The genomic segment CGGAGCCGTGTGGGGGTCGCCGGGCTCGTAGCCGGCAAGCACGTCGAGCAAGGCGGCCGTGTCGCGCACCGACCGCGTCACCACGCCCTCGTGAGCGAGGCCGGCGAGGGGCTCGCCGAGGTCGGGGCCGAAGGAGATGCGGGCGCGCGACGGCTTCAGGCCGACGACGCCGCACTCGCTCGCCGGGATGCGGATCGACCCGCCGCCGTCGTTCGCATGCGCGGCCGGCACCAGGCCGGCAGCGACCGCCGCCGCCGAGCCGCCGCTCGAGCCACCCGTCGAGCGGCTCGGGTCCCAGGGGTTGCGCGTCGGGCCGTAGGCGTCGGGCTCGGTCGTCGGCAGCGTGCCGAGCTCGGGCGTGTTCGTCTTGCCGAGGAAGACGAAGCCCGCGGCGCGGAGCCTCGCGGCCGTGTTGGAGTCGTGCGGCGCCACGAAGCCGAGGCGCTTGAGCAGGCGGGTGCCCATGTGGTGGGGGTCGTCGGCCGAGTAGGCGAGCAGGTCCTTCAAGAGGAACGGCACGCCGCGAAAGGGCCCGCGTGGCAGGTTCGGCGACGCCGCCTGGGCGCGCGCCTTCTCGAAGAGCGGGATGATGACCGCGTTCAGCTTCGGGTTGACCGCCTCGACGCGGGCAATGGCCGCGTCGACGAGCGCCGAGGGGCTGAGTTTGCCGCGCCGCACCAGCTCGGCCTGGGCGGTGGCGTCGAGGGTGGCGAGTTCGTCCGACATGCCGGCACCGTACGACAGCCCGGCGCCCGGGCACAAGAAGTGGTATAGCGGCGCCATGCCGATCCTCGGTGCCCGCCACGACTTCGCGCACCCGGTCGAGGCCGACACCGCCTGGAGCGAGTCGTACTACTTCAACGCCTACGATCCCGTGACCGACACGGGCTTCTTCACGCGCATCGGCATCCGGCCGAACGAGGGGACCATGGACGTGGGCCTCTCGGTCTGGCTCCCCGGCACGGAGCTGGCGGTCGTGCGCGGCGTCCGCCCGCAGCGCGAGATGACCGACAGCGATCTTGCGGTCGCGGGGATGCGCTACGAGCGCCTCGCGCCCATGGAGCGCTGGTGGCTCGGGTGCGAGGCGGAGGCGATCGTCCTCGACCTCCGGGCCGCGCGCGCGCCGCGGCCGGCACGGGTCGTCATGGACGCGACCTTCCGGGCGCTCACCCCCGCGATCGGCAGCGACGGGCAGGGACGATCCGGGACGGGTGCGAGCGCCGAGACGCGGCAGCACGTCGGCAAGGGTCACCTCGAGCAGGCGGGGCGCTGGAGCGGGTGGATCGAGGCCGGCGGCGTGCGCTACGAGCTCGCCCGGGCGCGCGGCAACCGCGACAAGTCGTGGGGACCGCGCCGCTGGGGTGGACCGCGCATGTGGCGCTGGTTCTCGATCAACGTCGGCGACGACGTGCACCTGGGCGGCATCCGCATCGCCACCGACGCCGGCGATCTCCACCGCGGCTGGATCTGGCGCGACGGCGCGGTCGCGAGCATCCGGTCGTGGGACGTGCGGACGGAGCTCGAGCCCGACGGCCTCACGCACCGGGTGACCCACGTGCGCGCGACGGACTCGAACGGCCGCGTGCACGCGCTCCGGGGCGACGTCCTGCGCGTCGCCGGCGTGCCGCACGAAGCCGGCGGCCGGCGGACGATCCTGAACGAGGGGTTGACGCGCTGGACCTACGAGGGCCGCGAGGGATTCGGCATCGCGGAGTACCTCCACCAGCTCGACGCGCAGGGCCGTCCGGTCGTGCCGATCGAGTGAGGGCTCCTCGCCTCGCTATCCTACGCGAGGTCAACGAGGCCGGGCGCACGATCACCATCACACAGAACGGCGAGGCAAAAGTCGTCGTGATGGACGTCAACACGTACGACCGTTGGCGTTCCGCGACGGCCTTGCTCAAGCTGCTCGCGAACGGCGAGGCCGAGGTGCAGGCCGCCCGAGTCGTCTCGCAGACCGAAGCGTTCCGACGGGCGCGAGAAGCTATCCGGCGGACCAGGCAGGATGCCTGAAGCGCGTCCGGGTCGTCTGGTCGGAAGCGGCGATCGATGATCTCGAGGATCGTGCTCTAGGCAGCGGGCCCCGCAGACGCTAAGTTTTCATCTTGACTGATCCCGGCCCGACCAGTAGGGCACCGAACGCCGGGCCGGGGCCCTTTGCGACAGGAGCTTCGAGCCTCCTGGCGACGGGCCGCAGGAGACTTGATGAAGCTGCATTACTACGCGGAGACCGACTCGCTATACATCGAACTCAACGCGAGACCGAGCGCGGAGTCCCGGGAGATCGCGGACGGGCTCGTGGTGGACTTCGACGCGCAGGGGAACGTGGTCGGCATCGACGTCGATCAGGCCTCCAAGAAGCTCGACCTCGCGAGCCTGGAAGCGGAGTCGCTACCGGCGACGCGCGTGAGGATCGGCTAAGCGGCGGGCGGCGCCAAGACGCCGCGCTGAGCCCCATCGTGGCGGGCTCGTGGTCGAGGGATCGATGCGTCGCGAGGAAGGCCTGTTCGCCCGCGTCATCCTGGTGAGCTCGATTCGTGGCGCCTGACGGCAGAGTCCCGATCGAGTGACGCTTCAGGCGTGCACCGCAGGCCGGCGGCCCGCCCACGGCCGCGCCTCCTCGAGCTGGGTAGCGACGCGGATCAGCAGGTCCTCGCGCCCGTACGCGGCCGCGAGCTGGACGCCGATCGGGAGTCCATCGCCGTTCCAGCAGAGCGGCAGCGAGATCGCGGGCTGCCCGCTGATGTTGAACGGTGAGGTGAACGTCACGAAGGGCAGGGCGCGCCGGAAGCCGCGGAGGGGATCGCCCGGCTTCGCGGAGAACTCGCCGAGGGGCGGGGGCGGCTCGGCGAGCGTCGGCGTGAGCAGGAGGTCGAACCCCGCCTCCCACCACGAAGCGATCCGCCGCGAGTGCGACTGCAGCGACTCGACGGCGCGGATGTACTGGCGCGCGCTGCACGCCCGACCCTGCTCGGCGACCGCCCAGTTCATGGGCTCGACGTCGTCGGGACCGAGCGGGCGCCCCGTCCTCTCGCTCCAGTAGTCGAGGTCCCGCGCGATCCACGCGGCGACCACGAGCGTGAAGCGTTGGCCCACCTCCGGGTCGTCGAGCGCCGCCGGATGGGCTTCCTCCACCGTGTGACCGAGCGACTCGAGGAGATGCGCCGCATCGCGTGCCGCCGTCGCGCAGTCCTCGTGAACCGCGAAGGCATCACCCGGCGCGCGCGTCATCAGGCCGATGCGGAGCCGCCCGGGACGCAGCCCCACCTCCGCGGCGAACGGACGGGCGGGAGGCGGCGCGAAGTAGGGGTCGCCCGGCATCGGACCCGCGACCGCGTCGAGAAGCGCCGCCGTGTCGCGCACCGAGCGCGTCACGACGTGCTCGACGACGGCGCCGGCCCAGCTCTCGGCGGCGTCGGGACCGAGCGACGTCCGGCCGCGCGTCGGCTTCAGGCCCACCACCCCGCAGGCGCTGGCCGGGATGCGGATCGAGCCGCCGCCATCGTTGGCGTGCGCGGCGGGCACGAGGCCCGCGGCGACCGCCGCGGCCGAGCCGCCGCTCGACCCGCCGGTCGAGCGGCCCGTGTCCCAGGGGTTGCGAGTCGGGCCGTAGGCCTCGGGCTCGGTCGTCGGCTGGCTGCCGAGCTCGGGCACGTTCGTCCGCCCGAGGAAGACCAGGCCCGCCGCCCGGAACTTCGCCGCGAGATGCGTGTCCTCGTGCTCGATCCAGCGGAGCTTGCGGAGCAGCTTCATCCCCGCGTGATACGGGTCGCCGGCCGAGTGACAGATGATGTCCTTCAGCAGGAACGGTACGCCGCGAAAGAACCCGTTGGGAAGCGCAGGCGAGGCGGCCTGAGCCCGAGCCTTTTCGAAGAGCGGGATGATGACCGCGTTCAGCTCGCGGTCGAGCCTCTCGATCCGCGCGATCGCCGCATCGACGAGCTCGACGGGGCTCACCTTCCGACGCTGCACGAGGTCCGCCTGCGCCGTCGCGTCCAGGAACGCCAATTCGTCGCTCATTCACGCACGCTACGACGGCAGGACCCGAAAAGTCCAGGGACGCGCCGCTTGGGTGCTGTCCTACGCTCTACTTAGGACAGCACCGCCCTTGAGCCCAGGCGCTTCGCAGGCTACGTCCCGCAAAGGAGGACTCATGGCGACGGAGCCGACACCGGACCGCATCCTGGACCTCGGGACTGGCTTCTGGGGCTCGAAGGCGCTGCTCAGCGCGGTCGAGCTCGGCCTCTTCTCGGAGCTGGCGGCGGGGCCGCTCGAGCGCGAGACGCTGCGCGAGCGCCTCGGCCTTCATCCGCGCAGCGCGCGCGACTTCTTCGACGCGCTCGTGGCGCTCGGCATGCTCGAGCGCCGCGGCGACGCGTACGCGAACACTCCGGAGACCGGCCTCTTTCTCGATCGAGCCAAGCCCACCTACGTCGGTGGGCTCCTCGAGATGCTGAACGCCCGACTCTACGGGTTCTGGGGCTCGCTCGGCGAGGCGCTGCGCACGGGACGGCCCCAGAACGAGGCCAAGGAGGGCGGGAACTTCTTCGCGCTGCTGTACGACGATCCCGCTCGCCTCCGGCAGTTCCTGCAGGCGATGACCGGCGTGAGCCTCGGCGCAGCCAGGGCGATCGCACAGAAGTTCCCCTGGAAGGACTACCGGACCCTCGCCGACGTCGGCGCGGCGCAGGGCGCGATCCCGGTCCAGGTCGCGCTGGCCCATCCGGCGCTCACCGGCTGGGGCTTCGACCTGCCGGTCGTCCGCCCGATCTTCGAGGAGTACGTCGCGTCCTTCGGGCTGAGCGACCGTCTCCGCTTCCAGCCGGGCGACTTCTTTGCGGATCCGCTGCCCGGGGCCGACGTGCTCGTCATGGGACACATCCTGCACGACTGGGACCTCGACCAGAAGCGCCTGCTCCTCCGCAAGGCGCACGAGGTGCTCCCGCGCGGCGGCGCGCTCATCGTCTACGAGGCGATCATCGACGACGAGCGACGGGCGAACGCCTTCGGGCTGCTGATGAGCCTCAACATGCTGATCGAGACCGCCGGCGGATTCGACTTCACGGGCGCAGACTGCGCCGGCTGGATGCGAGAGGTCGGATTCCAGAAGACCTACGTCGAACCGCTGGTGGGGCACGACGCGATGGTGGTCGGCATCAAGTAGCGATGCACCGAGCCACCCATCGGCGGCTACGTGGATAGCTGCTCCTAGGTATTGCAGCCGCCCGCTGCCGACAGCATCAAGGAGCGCATGGCCGTGGCACCCTGTCCGTCGCCGTCGCTGGGCTGCCGAGGCCAAGCTCGGCGGCCGGAACGTGGGCAGGTGACTTCGGCGCGTCGGGTCTGCGGGACGCCGTCCGTGGTGCGTCGTGAACGCTTCATGCTAGGGTCACGACGATGAGCGATCAGTCGGCGGCCGGCCCGACGCCCAGGGACGATCTCACGCTCGAGCAGTGGGCAGCGATGCCGGAGGACGAGCCAGGCGAACTGGTGGATGGGCGGTTGGAGGAGGAGGAGATGCCCGACTTCGTCCACGAGCTGATCGTGACCTGGCTGGGACACGCCTTCCGCTCGTGGCTGTCCGGACTCGGCGGGTTCGTCGGCGGCTCGGGGGTGAAGTTCGCCGTGGGTCTGCGGCGCGGCCGCAAGCCCGACCTGAGCGTCTACCTGGCGGGCGGTGGGAGGCCGCCGCGTCGTGGCCTGGTCCGCCTGCCGCCCGACATCGTGGTCGAGGTGATTTCCCCGCGGCCAGCCGATGTGCGTCGCGACCGTGTCGAGAAAATGAACGACTACGCGGCGTTCGGAGTCCGCTGGTACTGGCTGATCGATCCAGAGCCGCGCAGCGTCGAGGTCTTCGAGCGCGGTGCTGACGCCCGGTATGTCCGCGCGCTCGGCGCCTCGGGTGATGCGCTGGCCGCGGTACCGGGCTGCGAGGGCCTGGTGCTCGACCTGCCGGCACTGTGGCGCGAAGTGGACGCCCTCGGACCCGACGAACCGGTCACCGGCTGAGCCAGCCCGGCGCTGCCGGCGCGTCCGTCGCGGCCGACGATCGGATCGAGCGCCGTCAGGCCAACTTGTAGAGCTCCGCGGCGTTGAGCGCGCAGATGCGGCGCCGCTCGGCCGCCGGCACGTCGCGGAACATGTCGTCGACCACCCGGCGGGTCTCCGGCCAGTCGCAGCCGTGGTGTGGATAGTCGCTGGACCACATCATGTTCTCGACGCCGATCGTGTGGCGGTTCTGGACGGCGTAGCGGTCGATCATGAAGGTCGAGCGCCAGTTGCGGTGGAAGTAGAAGCTCGGCTCGTGCTGCAGCTTGACCGGGAGCCACGACCGGTTCCGCCACCAGCGATCGTCGAGCTGCTCGAGGATGTAGGGGATCCAGCCCGAGCCCGCCTCCACCTGGACCCAGACGAGGTCCGGGAAGCGGTCGTGGACGCCGGAGCTGATGATCTCGGGGAGGTCGGTGATCATGCTCGCGGCGCCGACGTTGGCGAGGCCGGTCAGGTCGTCGCCCCGCGCGCCCTTCGGCCGCGGCTTCTGGATCTGCCGCATGACCCGGACGTGGAAATGGATCGGTACGCCGAGCGCCTGCGCGGCGTCCCAGAAGGGGTCGTCGTCCGGCCGGATCGCCGGCCCGACGCTCGGCATCGTGTTCAGCCAGGCGCCGCGCATGCCGAGCCGGAGACCGCGCTCCATCTCCCTGATGGCGGCTTCCACGCCGAGCGCCGGGATGCAGGTGAGGCCGATCAGCCGCTCGGGCGCGACCTTGACGAACTCCTCGGCGATCCAGTCATTGTAGGCCTGCACGCCGGCCAGGTGGAACTCCGGGTCGGGGTCGGAGAAGAAGTGGCTCATCATGCGCGCCGAACCGAAAAGCACCTCGGCGTCGACGCCATCGACGTCCTGCTCCTGGAGGCGCGGCTCGGCGCGGAAGTTCCCCTGGTTGGCCGCGGCGAAGGTGACGCCCGTCCAGCGCACGTCCTCGTGCTTGCGCCCCGCCGAGGCGTAGATGCCGATCGGCGCCGGCGGGATGTCGGGGCTGAACTGCCACGCCTCCCCGCCGTCGCCGTCGGGCACGACCTTCGGCGCCTTGTCGTGGAACTTGCGCGGCAGGTACTGCTTCCAGACGTGCGGCGGCTCGAGGATGTGCGAGTCGGCCGAGATGAGACGGTACTCACGCGCCATGCCGGGGCCCTCCGCCCGCTCTCATACGAACAAACGTTCGTTCACTTCAAGAGGGCGTCGAAGGGGAGCCGGGGTCGGTTGACGCCACGCAAGACACCCTGCTAACCGCCGGGCCGGTGAGCGCGAGCGAAGGATACCGATGAGCTCCGGCGACCGCCGCGCGGCGCTCGCGGGCATCCGCGTGATCGACCTGAGCCATCAGGCCGCCGGTCCCTGGTGCACGTCGCTCCTCGGCGACCTCGGCGCCAACGTCATCAAGGTGGAGAAGCCGGGCCGCGGCGACGGCATCCGCTACGCCGACCGCACCGGCCGCCTCCCGCCCGAGGTCGGGGGGCTCAACTTCCAGGGGCTGAACCGCAACAAGCGCGGCGTCACGATCGACATCGGCCAGGAGGCCGGTTCAGCGCTCGTGCGCCGGCTCGTCGCGCAGGCCGACGTGCTGGTCGAGAACTTCCGCCCCGGCGTGATGGAGCGCCACGGGCTCGGCTACGACGCGCTGCGCGAAGTGAACCCGCGCCTCGTCTACTGCTCGATCACCGCCTTCGGACCGCGCGGCCCCCTCGCGCAGAAGCCCGGCATGGACCTCATCCTCCAGGCGACGGGCGGCCTCATGGGGCACACGGGTGAGCCCGACGGGCCGCCCATCAAGTCGGCGCCGCCCGTCGCCGACATCACCACCGGCATCTACGCCGCCTACGGCATCGCGGCCGCGCTCTTCGAGCGCGCCGGCTCGGGCCTGGGCCAGCGAGTGGAGGTGGCGATGCTCGATGCGGTCGTCTCGCTCTTCTCCGACGTCGCGGCCAACGTGCTGACCGACGGCCAGCGCTACGGCAAGTTCGGCAGCGGCCATCCCGACCTGGTGCCCTACCAGGCGTTCCCGGCGAGCGACGGCCACTTCATCGTCGCCTGCCTGACCAACGCCTTCTTCAAGCGACTGTGTGCGGCGATCGACCGCGAGGACCTCCTGGCCGACCCGCGCTTCGCGACCAACGACCTGCGCGTGCAGCACCGCGCCGAGATCGTGCCGATCCTCGCCGACGTCTTCCGCACTCGGCCGTGCGCCGACTGGATCGCCCTCCTCGAGTCGCACGACATCCCCGCCTGCCGGGTCAACATGCTCGAGGACATCCTCGCGCATCCGCAGATCGCGGCCAACGGCGCCGTAGTGGAGCGCGAGGCGCCGCGGCGTGGTCGTATCCGGACGCTCGGACCGCCGGTCAAGCTGTCGGCCACGCCGAGCGGTGTGGAGCGGCTCGCGCCGATGCTCGGCGAGCACACCGACGAGGTGCTCCGGGAGCTCGGGGTGAGCGGCGCGGAGCTCGCCGAGCTACGCGCGGCGGGAGTCGTCTGAGCGGTCATGGAGCTCGCGCGCCGGATCGCCGTCGTCGGCGTCGGCGAGACGCGCTACGAGCGGCGTTCGTCGCGCGACCTGGCGGCGCTGCGGCGCGAGGCGGCGTGCGCGGCGCTTGCCGACGCCGGGCTCGAGGCGGCGGCAGTGGACGGGCTCATCGTCCCCGGCGCGGGGTATGGGGAGCTGCACGAGCTGGCTCGCGACCTCGGCATCCGGGGCCAGTTCCACGCCGCGTCCTGCTTTCACAGCGGTACGGCGGTGGTGGCGGCGCCGCTCGAGGCGGCGCTCGCGATCGAGGCCGGCCTGGCGCACACCGTGCTCTGCTGCCAGGGCGTCGCGTGGGGAAGCGAGCGGCGCGGCAACGTCGGCCAGCCGCACGCCGAGATGCGCATGAAGGCGGCGTTCGAGATCCCCTTCGGCTGGTACCCGCAGGTGGTGCACTTCGCCGGCATGGCGCGCCGCCACATGGAGCTCTACGGGACGACCGAGGCCCAGCTCGGCGCGGTGGCGGTCGCCTGCCGGCGCCACGCGGCGCTCCACGACAACGCGATCCTGCGCGAGGAGCCGCTCGACCTCGAGGGCTACCTTGCGTCGCCGTACCTCGCCGAGCCTTTCCGTGCGCCCGACTGCTGCCTGGTGAACGACGGCGCCGGCGCCTTCGTCATGACGTCGCTCGAGCGCGCGCGCGACGGGCGTGCCCGGCCGGTCGTCGTCCTCGGGGCCGGCTCGGGCGTCATCCCCGACGGCGAGTACTCGAGCCTGCGCGAGGACTACCTCGCCACCGGGGCGGTGCACTCGGCGCCCCGAGCCTTCGGAATGGCGGGTCTCTCGCCCGCGGACGTCGACTTCGTCGCGCTCTACGACAACTTCACCGGGCTCGTGATCCAGCAGCTCGAGGACATGGGGTTCTGCCGGCGTGGCGAGGGCGGCCCGTTCGTCGAGGGCGGGCGGATCGAGCTCGGTGGGGCGCTGCCCGTGAACCCGAGCGGCGGGCAGCTCGCACAGGCCTTCGTCTTCTCGACGAACCACGTCGTCGAGGCCGTCTGCCAGCTCCGTGGCGAGGCGGGGCAGCGACAGATCGCGAGCGCCGAGGTCGGCGTCGTGACGGGCTATACCGGGGCCCAGCACGCCACGCTCGTGCTGGGAAGCGGGTGACGCGCGTGCCGGAGCTTGCCGAGCGCCATCTGCCCGACCCCGGCTGGCCCGTCGCCAAGCCCTTCTGGGACGGCTGCCGCGCGGGCGAGCTCCGCATCCCGCGCTGCGAGCGCTGCGCACGCTGGGTGTGGTATCCGGCTCCTGCGTGTCCGGGCTGCGGCGGCGAGCGTCACGCCTGGACCGCGACCAGCGGCCGCGCGCGCCTGTTCACCTGGGTCACCGTCCACCGGGCCTTCCTGCCCGGCTATCGCGTGCCCTACGTCACCGCGCTGGTCGAGCTGGTCGAGGACCCGCGCGTGCGCCTCGCCACCTACCTGCGCGACGTCCCGGCGAGCGGTCTCCGGGCCGGGATGTCCGTGGAGGTGGTCTTCGAATCGGTAACCGAACACCTCACGCTGCCGGCCTTCCGGTGCGTCCGGTGAGCCGCAAGAAGGAGGGGGTATGTCGAATCGCCGCATTCGGCTGGCCATCTGCTGCGTGCTCGGTGCGACAGGAGTCGCGCTCGGACCGGGACGAGCGGTCGCCACGCAGAAGTTCGGGCCCATCCAGCTCTCGGGCAACCTGCAGACCCAGAACCTGATCCGCACCCCGAACGAGAGCACCTACGAGTACATCCAGAACCGGAACACGGCGCACATCCGGCTCGACTACGACTGGCTGCAAGCCGGGCTCTTCTACAACAAGTACAACATCCCGTTCCTCGAGAGCTCGCACCTCTTCGTCCTCTGGCGCGGGGTCTACGATAGCATCTACGACACGACCCCGGGCTTCTTCGAGAAGGAGGACGCCCACGGGAAGGCGTACCCCGGCATCAAGCCCGGGCAGTTCGTCAGCTTCTTCGACTACGCCAGCAAGGTCGGCATTCCGAACGCGGTCGGCACCCGGACCCTCCTGACGAAGAAGGACCTCTCGATCAGCGCCCTCAGCCACGGCCAGCGAACCGCCTTCAAGTTCGACAACCAGCTGCGCGAGGCCTACGCCGACATCAAGTTCCGCACCATCCCGCTCACTCTCCGCGCTGGCCGCCAGCAGATCGTGTGGGGCGAGAGCGACAACTTCCGCATGCTCGACCGCGTGAACACGCTCGACACGACCTGGCACTTCGTGCAGGAGCTTCCGCCCCCCGCCTTCGGCTGGGACGAGATCCGCCGTCCGTTCTGGATGTTCAAGTTCCTCTACGACATCGGGAACGTCTGGAAGTTCTCGCAGAACTTCCTCGAGTGGTACTGGAACCCGGGCGACTGGTGGCCGGTCAAGATCGCGTTCGAGCCCCGGCCCTGGGGTGCCAAGTTCTACAATCCGCTCACCAACGTCGTCGACGGGGCGTTCTATGGCGGTCCGTGCCTCGCCTCGCCGTTCGTCGTGACGTCGGGCCCGCGCAAGGGACAGCACGCGTGCGTCGGGCTGATGAACGGCACCAAGCTCTTCAAGCAGGGCAACTACACCCGTGACCCGTTCGACAACAGCCAGGTGGGCGTGCGCTACCACGCGATCGCGCCCTTCGGGCTCGAATTCACCTTCAACTACCTCTATCAGCGCTGGGCCGGCGACGACGGGACCCCGTCGGCGCCGGTCCGCATCCTCCCCAAGAACGACAAGAACAACGCGCTCGCCGTGCAGCTCTTCCAGAAGGGCATCCTGCCGGCGGAGTACTTCACGCCCTACGTCCACACGGTCGGGTTCGCGGCCAACTACTCCGACGAGACCTACACGCAGACGGTGTTCCGGACCGAGACCGTCTACGACTTCGGCATCCCGTTCTTCGATCTCGGGAGGGTGACCGTGCTCGACGTCCCCGCCATTCCGGGCATCACCAAGAAGAACATGTGGAAGGGCATGATCGCGTTCGACCGGCCGACGTGGATCCGTCCGCTCAACAAGAAGAGCACGGTCTTCTTCAGCGGCCAGTTCTTCTGGCACTACCTGGTGAATAATCCGAGCTGCCAGCCGCAGATCTTCGCCACGATCCCCCCGACCAAGCGCGCGAGCGCGGGTTCGTGTCTCGTGGGGCCCTTCGACCTGCCGTCGATCGTGCGCATCCCGACGACGACGCCGACGTTCCGCGACAAGGTGCGCGACTGGGAGACGATCGCGAGCCTGGCCGCGTTCAGCTTCTATCGCGGCGGCAGCGTGCTGCCCGTCCTCGGGTTCGCGATCGACCCCACGAACCACTACGTGATGGAAGGGTTCTGGATGCTCGAGTACGTCGTGCGCGACGACGTCAGCGTCAACGTCGCGCAGCGCCTCTTCATCAACC from the Deltaproteobacteria bacterium genome contains:
- a CDS encoding amidase — protein: MSDELAFLDATAQADLVQRRKVSPVELVDAAIARIERLDRELNAVIIPLFEKARAQAASPALPNGFFRGVPFLLKDIICHSAGDPYHAGMKLLRKLRWIEHEDTHLAAKFRAAGLVFLGRTNVPELGSQPTTEPEAYGPTRNPWDTGRSTGGSSGGSAAAVAAGLVPAAHANDGGGSIRIPASACGVVGLKPTRGRTSLGPDAAESWAGAVVEHVVTRSVRDTAALLDAVAGPMPGDPYFAPPPARPFAAEVGLRPGRLRIGLMTRAPGDAFAVHEDCATAARDAAHLLESLGHTVEEAHPAALDDPEVGQRFTLVVAAWIARDLDYWSERTGRPLGPDDVEPMNWAVAEQGRACSARQYIRAVESLQSHSRRIASWWEAGFDLLLTPTLAEPPPPLGEFSAKPGDPLRGFRRALPFVTFTSPFNISGQPAISLPLCWNGDGLPIGVQLAAAYGREDLLIRVATQLEEARPWAGRRPAVHA
- a CDS encoding DUF2283 domain-containing protein, which codes for MKLHYYAETDSLYIELNARPSAESREIADGLVVDFDAQGNVVGIDVDQASKKLDLASLEAESLPATRVRIG
- a CDS encoding type II toxin-antitoxin system Phd/YefM family antitoxin, translated to MRAPRLAILREVNEAGRTITITQNGEAKVVVMDVNTYDRWRSATALLKLLANGEAEVQAARVVSQTEAFRRAREAIRRTRQDA
- a CDS encoding CoA transferase, which gives rise to MSSGDRRAALAGIRVIDLSHQAAGPWCTSLLGDLGANVIKVEKPGRGDGIRYADRTGRLPPEVGGLNFQGLNRNKRGVTIDIGQEAGSALVRRLVAQADVLVENFRPGVMERHGLGYDALREVNPRLVYCSITAFGPRGPLAQKPGMDLILQATGGLMGHTGEPDGPPIKSAPPVADITTGIYAAYGIAAALFERAGSGLGQRVEVAMLDAVVSLFSDVAANVLTDGQRYGKFGSGHPDLVPYQAFPASDGHFIVACLTNAFFKRLCAAIDREDLLADPRFATNDLRVQHRAEIVPILADVFRTRPCADWIALLESHDIPACRVNMLEDILAHPQIAANGAVVEREAPRRGRIRTLGPPVKLSATPSGVERLAPMLGEHTDEVLRELGVSGAELAELRAAGVV
- a CDS encoding Uma2 family endonuclease — protein: MSDQSAAGPTPRDDLTLEQWAAMPEDEPGELVDGRLEEEEMPDFVHELIVTWLGHAFRSWLSGLGGFVGGSGVKFAVGLRRGRKPDLSVYLAGGGRPPRRGLVRLPPDIVVEVISPRPADVRRDRVEKMNDYAAFGVRWYWLIDPEPRSVEVFERGADARYVRALGASGDALAAVPGCEGLVLDLPALWREVDALGPDEPVTG
- a CDS encoding amidohydrolase, which gives rise to MAREYRLISADSHILEPPHVWKQYLPRKFHDKAPKVVPDGDGGEAWQFSPDIPPAPIGIYASAGRKHEDVRWTGVTFAAANQGNFRAEPRLQEQDVDGVDAEVLFGSARMMSHFFSDPDPEFHLAGVQAYNDWIAEEFVKVAPERLIGLTCIPALGVEAAIREMERGLRLGMRGAWLNTMPSVGPAIRPDDDPFWDAAQALGVPIHFHVRVMRQIQKPRPKGARGDDLTGLANVGAASMITDLPEIISSGVHDRFPDLVWVQVEAGSGWIPYILEQLDDRWWRNRSWLPVKLQHEPSFYFHRNWRSTFMIDRYAVQNRHTIGVENMMWSSDYPHHGCDWPETRRVVDDMFRDVPAAERRRICALNAAELYKLA
- a CDS encoding methyltransferase, which encodes MATEPTPDRILDLGTGFWGSKALLSAVELGLFSELAAGPLERETLRERLGLHPRSARDFFDALVALGMLERRGDAYANTPETGLFLDRAKPTYVGGLLEMLNARLYGFWGSLGEALRTGRPQNEAKEGGNFFALLYDDPARLRQFLQAMTGVSLGAARAIAQKFPWKDYRTLADVGAAQGAIPVQVALAHPALTGWGFDLPVVRPIFEEYVASFGLSDRLRFQPGDFFADPLPGADVLVMGHILHDWDLDQKRLLLRKAHEVLPRGGALIVYEAIIDDERRANAFGLLMSLNMLIETAGGFDFTGADCAGWMREVGFQKTYVEPLVGHDAMVVGIK
- a CDS encoding amidase; its protein translation is MAPLYHFLCPGAGLSYGAGMSDELATLDATAQAELVRRGKLSPSALVDAAIARVEAVNPKLNAVIIPLFEKARAQAASPNLPRGPFRGVPFLLKDLLAYSADDPHHMGTRLLKRLGFVAPHDSNTAARLRAAGFVFLGKTNTPELGTLPTTEPDAYGPTRNPWDPSRSTGGSSGGSAAAVAAGLVPAAHANDGGGSIRIPASECGVVGLKPSRARISFGPDLGEPLAGLAHEGVVTRSVRDTAALLDVLAGYEPGDPHTAPPPRRPFAEEVGADPGRLRIGILVRLPGEIAPTHPDCRAAAESAARLLESLGHAVEPSHPGALDEVEVGRHFSMMYATHVARMVDVLGELTGASFGPDDLDPLNWALTELGRACTAQQYLATVDWLHGYTRRMAGWWASGFDLLLTPTLPQPPPPLGTFTPSREDPVAAGMRAAQFAGFTSPFNMTGQPAISLPLEWNDEGLPIGIQLAAAYGREDLLIRVAAQLEQARPWAERRPPIHA